A window of Bos taurus isolate L1 Dominette 01449 registration number 42190680 breed Hereford chromosome 19, ARS-UCD2.0, whole genome shotgun sequence contains these coding sequences:
- the CD300A gene encoding CMRF35-like molecule 8 precursor gives MAQPHRAMWLPPALLLLWVPGCLSLSGPHRVRGIVGGSLSVECRYQEKFRNNNKYWCKNSCLLSPNIVATTESKTEVTQGHVSIRDHPANLTFTVTLESLREEDAGTYRCGIDVSYKFDPTFEVEVSVTPAPRPTRPTVTVKTSTITTKVSTVSFTTLATEGTTHSTSSQEEYDPTQTWRLHALLISLALLLLLLGGISLLAWRMVQRWVKAGEKPEPPQSRSQAAEQTELCYANLELQTWPLSGKPVQPTQAEVEYSTVGPPSGDLHYSSIVFDPRSQDSKADRIPSEMPVYSMVKKT, from the exons ATGGCCCAGCCGCACCGGGCTATGTGGCTGCCCCCGGCTCTGCTGCTTCTCTGGGTCCCAG GCTGTTTGTCCCTGAGTGGCCCCCACAGAGTGAGGGGCATCGTGGGGGGATCCCTGAGCGTGGAGTGTCGGTACCAGGAGAAATTCAGGAACAATAACAAATACTGGTGCAAAAACTCATGTTTGTTATCACCGAATATTGTGGCGACCACAGAGTCAAAGACAGAAGTGACGCAGGGCCACGTGTCCATCAGAGACCATCCTGCAAACCTCACCTTCACAGTGACCTTGGAGAGCCTCAGAGAGGAGGATGCGGGAACGTACCGGTGTGGGATCGATGTGTCATATAAATTTGACCCCACCTTCGAGGTGGAGGTGTCTGTGACTCCAG CACCAAGGCCAACCCGACCGACTGTCACAGTCAAGACCTCGACAATCACAACCAAAGTTTCAACTGTGTCCTTCACCACCCTGGCCACAGAGGGCACCACCCACAGCACCAGCAGCCAGGAGGAATACGACCCCACGCAGACCTGGAG GCTCCACGCGCTGCTGATCTCCTTGGcgctcctgctgctcctgctgggGGGCATCTCACTGCTCGCCTGGAGGATGGTTCAGAGATGGGTTAAAG CTGGAGAGAAACCAGAGCCGCCCCAGAGCCGCAGTCAG GCTGCTGAGCAGACTGAGCTCTGCTATGCGAATCTGGAGCTGCAGACGTGGCCCCTTTCAGGAAAGCCCGTTCAACCCACGCAGGCGGAGGTAGAATACAGCACAGTG GGCCCGCCCAGCGGCGATCTTCACTACAGCTCGATAGTGTTTGACCCCCGGAGCCAGGATTCCAAGGCCGACAGGATTCCCTCCGAGATGCCAGTGTACAGCATGGTTAAGAAGACATAA